In the genome of Devosia rhizoryzae, the window GGAAGCGGCGGCATGGCGCGGGCAAGGTGTTCCACATGACGCTGGGACACGCGGCCAAGGAGTTCGAGAATTCTAACATGGCCACGATCATGCGCCGCGGCATGAACTGGGCGGCGCGGGAAGAGTAGGGCACAAGCCCGGAAATTTCGATCGGGCGCCTCCCTCCCCTTGAGGGGGAGGGTAGTGCAGCTTAGCCGCCAGGCTTAGCGGAACTGGGTGGGGTGAGTTCCAGGCGCTATGTTCCAATTGGTGTACGACAGAATGGTGTGTGCTTGGCCCCACCCCACCCAGCTTTGCTACAGCTCTTCGAGCCTAGCGCCGCTACCCTCCCCCTCCAGGGGAGGGAGGTGAACGAGCCGACACGTCACAAAGAGCCCCTCTACCAGCGCAGCAAGAACCGCCCCAGCAGCGCGCCCAGGGCTGCAACTATCCCGATCCCAAGCGAATACCAGACGGCCATGAACATCATGCCGGTTTCGGCGCAATAAACGGCGTAGGTGGCCGCGCCAAGACCGCCCGCGCAGAGGCCTGCGGCAACACCGGCCATGGTGGGAGAGTGGGGCGCCGTGCTGCGGAGGGCAGAGAGAAGCGTTCCCAGCATCGGCAGGGCCGCAAGGGTGATAAGCCAGGGGCAGATCAGGGCGGTCGCGCCCATCAGCATTGGCATATTGTAGCCGGCCTGGCTCCACAGCATCGAGCCGGTGCAGATGGCAACAAGCAAGAGCGCTGCGGCGCCGACCAGTGGCCAGCGGATGCGACCATCGGGCCGCGCCAGCGCCGGTGCGGCGGCAAGGCCCAGGAGCCCGAAAGCCAGTGCATAACCGCCCTTGACCCAGAACATCATGCTGCCCCAGGCTGCGCCGAAGGGACGATCGAGCAGGAGCCCGAACACGAGGACGGTGAGTACGGCAGTGAGCGCAAAGCCTGTGGCCACGGCCAGCAGAAGCCGGCGTTCCATGCTGCGGGGCGGCACCGGGATCAGGTCATCGGCAAGGCGGCTGATCAACTGGTCGGTCATCTGCCGCCCCCAAACCGGCCCATCAGAGATTTCAATCCGCGATGGATCGAGACCTTGGCCGCCGTCTCGGTCATGCCGTGTCGCGCGGCGGCTTCCGCAACGCTCAGGCCCTCGAGCCGCGTTTCGCGAATGAGGTCAGCAGTCCGCTGCGTCACGCCACCAAGCACGACGTCCACATCATGCCGGTCGGCCGCATTGCCGCTAAGGTCTTCGGCGAAAACCGGCGCATCGTCTTTAAGATGCACGGTCTGGCGGATCGAGGAGCGGCGGACGTGGTCGACGAATTTGTGGTGCGCCACGGCATGCAGCCAAGCCGTGAACGGCCGATTGCGGTCGTAGGTCATGCGTCGCGAATGGACGGCCAGCAGAGTTTCCTGCACGAGGTCCTCCGCGTGCGACTGATGGGCGGGGGTTAGCCGCCGCAGAAAATAGGGGCGCAGATAG includes:
- a CDS encoding DUF1109 domain-containing protein produces the protein MTDQLISRLADDLIPVPPRSMERRLLLAVATGFALTAVLTVLVFGLLLDRPFGAAWGSMMFWVKGGYALAFGLLGLAAAPALARPDGRIRWPLVGAAALLLVAICTGSMLWSQAGYNMPMLMGATALICPWLITLAALPMLGTLLSALRSTAPHSPTMAGVAAGLCAGGLGAATYAVYCAETGMMFMAVWYSLGIGIVAALGALLGRFLLRW
- a CDS encoding sigma-70 family RNA polymerase sigma factor, producing MRGLMLASLDGDRAAYRHLLAELTRYLRPYFLRRLTPAHQSHAEDLVQETLLAVHSRRMTYDRNRPFTAWLHAVAHHKFVDHVRRSSIRQTVHLKDDAPVFAEDLSGNAADRHDVDVVLGGVTQRTADLIRETRLEGLSVAEAAARHGMTETAAKVSIHRGLKSLMGRFGGGR